Within the Polaribacter pectinis genome, the region AAGAGAATGAATTGGCTAATTTTTGTGCTACCATTTTAGCAGATACAGAGGATGTTTGGAATAAATTATTACAAAATTATAAAGAACCAACTTTAGTTATTTTTACAAGATCTGTTTCTTCTGGCTGTGGAAGCGCTTCTAGTTCTACAGGTCCTTTTTATTGTCCTGCTGATAAAAAACTATATCTCGATTTAAGCTTTTTCCAAGAAATGGAAGATCGAATGAATTCGCCAGGAGATTTTGCACAAGCCTATGTAATTGCTCATGAAGTTGGGCATCACATTCAGAATATTACAGGTATTAGTGGTAAAGTACAAAGAATGCGTGGACAAGTTAGCCAAACTGAATACAATAAATATTCTGTGATGTTAGAATTACAAGCAGATTTTTTAGCGGGTGTTTGGGCACATCATTCTCAAAAAACTAATAGAATGATGGAAAAAGGCGATTTAGAGGAAGCTTTAAATGCTGCTTTTGCAATTGGTGATGATCGTTTGCAAAAACAATCTACAGGAAGAGTTGTGCCAGATTCTTTTACTCACGGAACTTCCGCACAAAGAATGCGTTGGTTTAAAAAAGGTTTCGATACTGGAGACATTAATCAAGGAGATACTTTCAGCGCTCGTTCTTTGTAATTATTTTTAATTCGAGTTTATTTTAAAAATGATAAAAATTGAAAAGGCTACACTACAA harbors:
- the ypfJ gene encoding KPN_02809 family neutral zinc metallopeptidase, producing the protein MKWKGRRKSSNVEDRRGQSSSSGGGIGGGLLTMLLPLLLKLVTSKKGLIIVGVVLAVMYFTGNNPLQLLTGGSNNNNQITNSSDYKGTPKENELANFCATILADTEDVWNKLLQNYKEPTLVIFTRSVSSGCGSASSSTGPFYCPADKKLYLDLSFFQEMEDRMNSPGDFAQAYVIAHEVGHHIQNITGISGKVQRMRGQVSQTEYNKYSVMLELQADFLAGVWAHHSQKTNRMMEKGDLEEALNAAFAIGDDRLQKQSTGRVVPDSFTHGTSAQRMRWFKKGFDTGDINQGDTFSARSL